A window of Lentibacillus sp. Marseille-P4043 contains these coding sequences:
- a CDS encoding long-chain-fatty-acid--CoA ligase, with amino-acid sequence MQDIKHRPWEKYHQELMKWEIPKGSFYAILEETVENFGNKTAVTFTGENITYQVLKRRVDKLAGGWKKRNFKKGERIGLMVGNHPSYIISYYAALALGLIVVQINPAYTKRELFKILTDSQVSYIVADAVSLKTVNEMEKIYTFKGIFVAQKTQEASDSVLSIEEVIQEEAVLESPVSIDVKRDVAVIQYTGGTTGEVKGAMLTHQNIITNVLQSYAMYKERATPGKEIVLAATPLYHVYAMTSAMNLGIYMGANILLIEKFRIDEVMKLIKEHQPTFFPGVPQMYNAFINYPDAEMYGLDCLKVCSSGSAPLPIEVHRRFEAITGTKILEGYGMSETSPTTHRTPINGEVKVGSIGIPVPETDCRIIDQDQYEMGTNSVGELLIKGPQVMTGYRNNQVTTEQALQNGWLHTGDLAMMDEDGYFYIVGRKKEMIIMGGFNIYPQEVESVLYEHPDVKESAVVGLPDREKGEIAKAYVVPKEGYSIDVEELTGFCYKNLTPYKVPKEFEVMEKLPRNTVGKLLKRKLVDQEKKNGKE; translated from the coding sequence TTGCAAGATATCAAGCATCGACCATGGGAAAAGTATCATCAAGAATTAATGAAATGGGAAATTCCTAAAGGGTCATTCTACGCTATATTAGAGGAAACTGTGGAAAATTTTGGGAACAAAACAGCGGTTACGTTTACCGGGGAAAATATCACGTATCAGGTGTTAAAACGTCGTGTTGATAAATTAGCGGGCGGATGGAAAAAGCGAAATTTCAAGAAGGGAGAACGTATCGGGTTAATGGTTGGAAATCATCCCAGTTACATTATCTCTTATTATGCAGCACTTGCATTAGGATTAATTGTTGTGCAAATCAATCCTGCCTACACCAAAAGGGAACTGTTTAAGATTTTAACGGATTCTCAGGTTTCCTATATTGTTGCTGATGCTGTTTCCTTAAAAACAGTGAATGAAATGGAAAAGATTTATACGTTTAAGGGGATTTTTGTAGCGCAAAAAACGCAAGAGGCAAGTGATTCCGTTTTAAGTATTGAAGAGGTTATTCAAGAGGAAGCTGTGCTTGAAAGCCCGGTATCCATTGATGTAAAACGCGATGTGGCAGTCATTCAATACACAGGCGGGACAACTGGAGAGGTAAAAGGGGCAATGCTTACACATCAAAATATCATAACGAATGTCTTACAAAGTTATGCCATGTACAAAGAAAGAGCAACCCCAGGCAAAGAAATCGTGCTAGCTGCTACACCGTTGTATCACGTTTATGCGATGACAAGTGCTATGAATCTAGGTATCTATATGGGAGCGAACATATTATTAATTGAGAAGTTTCGCATTGACGAGGTTATGAAGCTTATAAAAGAGCATCAGCCGACATTTTTCCCTGGTGTACCACAAATGTATAATGCATTCATCAATTATCCAGATGCAGAAATGTATGGTTTGGATTGCTTGAAGGTATGTTCCTCCGGGTCTGCTCCATTGCCAATCGAAGTGCATCGGCGGTTTGAAGCGATTACTGGGACAAAAATCCTTGAGGGGTACGGTATGTCCGAAACATCACCAACGACACATCGTACACCAATTAATGGGGAAGTAAAGGTAGGCAGTATCGGCATCCCTGTACCGGAAACGGATTGTCGAATTATCGACCAGGATCAATATGAAATGGGTACAAATTCCGTTGGTGAACTACTAATTAAAGGTCCGCAAGTTATGACAGGGTATCGGAACAATCAAGTGACTACCGAGCAAGCACTGCAAAATGGCTGGCTGCACACAGGTGATTTGGCAATGATGGATGAGGATGGTTACTTCTATATTGTAGGTAGGAAAAAAGAAATGATTATTATGGGCGGATTCAATATTTATCCACAAGAAGTTGAAAGCGTTTTATATGAACACCCGGACGTAAAAGAATCAGCTGTTGTTGGGCTGCCAGATCGGGAAAAGGGCGAAATTGCCAAAGCTTATGTTGTTCCGAAAGAAGGATACTCGATCGATGTGGAAGAATTGACTGGGTTTTGCTATAAAAACTTAACACCATATAAGGTACCAAAGGAATTTGAAGTGATGGAGAAATTACCAAGAAATACAGTTGGCAAACTATTAAAGCGCAAGTTGGTTGATCAAGAAAAGAAAAATGGAAAGGAATGA
- a CDS encoding 3-hydroxyacyl-CoA dehydrogenase family protein, with the protein MEHISVIGAGTMGRGIAFSCAVAGLSVVVQDIQEQGLTDAKEYHKRHFQKRVDRGKLTEDQAEQLSGNITYTLSLEEAASKADLIVEAVPEILSLKIETFKKLDASASEHTILATNTSTMSPTEIAAQTSHPNQCIALHFFNPVPKMKLIEVICGLETSEETIKRAFAFGEQIGKECVKINEFPGFAVSRMNCLIGNEAMNMVMEGVGSIEDIDKAMKLGLNHPMGPLELADLVGLDVRLRNMEYLHQTLGEKFRPCPLLVKYVKAGYLGKKTGRGFYHYKA; encoded by the coding sequence ATGGAACATATAAGTGTAATCGGTGCTGGAACGATGGGGAGAGGAATTGCCTTTTCCTGTGCGGTTGCTGGTTTGTCTGTTGTTGTTCAGGATATTCAGGAACAAGGACTGACCGATGCCAAGGAATATCACAAGCGGCATTTTCAAAAACGTGTTGATCGGGGGAAATTAACCGAGGATCAAGCAGAACAGTTGAGTGGAAATATCACGTATACGCTGAGCCTTGAAGAAGCTGCATCCAAGGCAGATTTAATTGTGGAAGCAGTTCCGGAGATTCTGTCTTTAAAAATAGAGACGTTTAAAAAACTGGATGCATCTGCATCAGAACATACCATTTTGGCAACGAATACATCGACAATGAGTCCGACAGAGATTGCAGCACAAACAAGTCATCCTAATCAATGTATTGCCTTGCATTTTTTTAATCCGGTGCCAAAAATGAAATTAATTGAAGTGATTTGTGGACTGGAAACATCTGAAGAAACGATTAAACGTGCGTTTGCATTTGGTGAACAGATTGGTAAAGAATGCGTCAAAATTAATGAATTTCCCGGATTTGCCGTTAGTCGCATGAATTGTCTGATCGGTAATGAAGCAATGAACATGGTCATGGAAGGTGTCGGTTCCATTGAGGATATTGATAAGGCGATGAAGCTTGGACTAAATCATCCGATGGGGCCGTTGGAATTAGCTGATTTAGTTGGACTAGATGTACGACTGCGAAATATGGAGTACTTACATCAAACATTGGGCGAGAAATTTCGTCCTTGTCCACTTCTCGTAAAGTATGTAAAAGCGGGATACCTGGGTAAGAAAACAGGGCGGGGCTTTTATCACTATAAAGCGTAG
- a CDS encoding acyl-CoA dehydrogenase family protein → MDYQFDEDILFLKKNVRAFVQSEVEEVAMEIEREDKIPAAIIDMSKEMGLFGLSIPEEYGGLGIGMVGKCALYEEIGATHNGYTTLIGAHTGIGTVGIVELGTKAQKEKYLPPMARGDKIGAFALTEPSAGSNASNLKTTAVKKGDKYILNGTKHYITNATEADVFTVMAVTDPSKGAKGITSFIVEKDFPGFRVGAVEPKMGLKGSHSAELILEDCEVPVENVLGEEGKGYINALKILANGRAGLAARNLGSCQKLLDLSMNQVLEREQFGVPIMEHQAVAHMVAEIAVEIEALRSFTYRVASMVDEGEKVIKEAAMLKLYGSEVYNRVADKAVQVHGGIGYIADFPIERFYRDARITRIYEGTSEIQKNIISGQLKKEYS, encoded by the coding sequence ATGGATTATCAATTCGATGAAGATATTTTATTTTTAAAAAAGAATGTTCGCGCTTTTGTGCAATCCGAGGTAGAAGAAGTTGCCATGGAGATTGAACGGGAGGATAAAATACCGGCTGCGATTATTGACATGTCGAAGGAAATGGGCCTGTTTGGGCTAAGCATCCCTGAGGAATACGGTGGACTCGGAATTGGGATGGTCGGAAAATGTGCTTTATATGAAGAAATTGGGGCAACCCATAATGGCTATACAACACTGATTGGTGCACATACAGGAATTGGAACTGTGGGCATTGTCGAGCTGGGGACGAAAGCACAAAAGGAAAAATACCTGCCGCCAATGGCAAGGGGTGACAAGATAGGGGCATTTGCGCTGACCGAACCAAGCGCTGGATCGAATGCTAGCAATCTAAAAACAACCGCTGTTAAAAAGGGCGATAAATATATTTTAAATGGCACCAAACATTACATTACCAATGCAACCGAAGCAGACGTATTCACTGTAATGGCCGTAACCGATCCGAGTAAAGGGGCAAAAGGAATTACCTCATTTATCGTAGAAAAAGATTTTCCAGGTTTTCGAGTTGGAGCTGTGGAACCGAAAATGGGATTAAAAGGCTCTCATTCAGCTGAACTTATTTTAGAAGATTGTGAGGTTCCGGTTGAAAATGTGTTAGGTGAAGAAGGAAAAGGCTATATTAATGCCTTGAAGATCCTGGCAAATGGTCGGGCTGGATTGGCGGCACGAAATTTAGGCTCTTGTCAAAAACTACTAGATTTATCAATGAATCAAGTGCTAGAGCGGGAACAATTTGGTGTACCGATCATGGAGCATCAAGCTGTTGCACATATGGTAGCTGAAATAGCAGTTGAAATCGAAGCGTTACGATCTTTCACATATCGGGTTGCTAGTATGGTTGACGAAGGAGAGAAAGTGATTAAAGAGGCAGCGATGCTCAAATTATATGGCTCAGAAGTATACAACCGGGTAGCTGATAAAGCAGTGCAAGTACATGGTGGAATTGGTTACATCGCTGATTTTCCAATTGAGCGATTTTACCGGGATGCACGAATCACGAGAATCTATGAAGGCACATCGGAAATCCAGAAGAATATTATTAGTGGTCAATTGAAAAAAGAGTACAGCTAG
- a CDS encoding 3-hydroxyacyl-CoA dehydrogenase family protein has protein sequence MQINKVAVIGAGTMGAQIAMVCALKGYDVLLNDIEESSLAKARESLAGHMNRRIEKGKLTEQEVEAAFGRMSFVTDLNAVKEADFVVEAIVEKLDVKRELFSKLDTLTNDHAILATNSSTIVSSKIADATSRPANVCNVHFFNPPLVMELVEVVKGPHTSDETAKTAFDFIQTLGKTPVLLKKEISGFIANRILGKLTDEAVFLLENGYATHEEIDVVCKKALNHPIGPFALMDLTGIDVNYFVRSQRYQETGDEADKPAALIQEKVEKGELGRKTGKGFYEYSS, from the coding sequence ATGCAAATCAATAAAGTCGCTGTGATTGGAGCAGGTACAATGGGAGCGCAAATCGCCATGGTATGTGCACTTAAAGGATATGATGTTCTACTTAATGACATCGAAGAATCAAGTCTGGCCAAGGCTAGAGAATCACTGGCAGGACATATGAATCGTCGAATCGAGAAAGGGAAGCTAACAGAACAGGAAGTGGAAGCAGCATTTGGCCGGATGTCTTTTGTTACGGATTTAAACGCCGTAAAAGAAGCCGATTTCGTTGTGGAGGCAATCGTGGAAAAATTGGATGTAAAACGGGAGCTATTTTCTAAACTGGATACACTCACAAACGATCATGCCATTTTGGCGACAAATAGTTCAACAATTGTCAGTTCAAAAATTGCCGATGCCACATCACGTCCAGCTAACGTATGTAATGTCCATTTTTTCAATCCGCCATTGGTCATGGAGTTGGTTGAAGTTGTGAAGGGACCACATACGTCAGATGAAACAGCTAAGACTGCTTTTGATTTCATTCAGACGTTAGGTAAAACGCCTGTGTTACTTAAAAAGGAAATTTCCGGATTTATTGCTAATCGTATTCTTGGCAAACTTACAGACGAAGCGGTTTTCTTATTGGAGAATGGCTATGCCACACATGAGGAAATTGATGTCGTTTGTAAGAAGGCGTTGAATCATCCAATCGGTCCATTTGCCTTAATGGATTTAACGGGGATTGATGTGAATTATTTTGTCAGGTCACAACGCTATCAAGAGACTGGGGACGAAGCGGATAAACCTGCAGCATTGATTCAAGAGAAGGTGGAAAAAGGCGAATTAGGACGGAAAACTGGCAAAGGATTCTATGAATATAGCAGCTAA